One Saccharomyces kudriavzevii IFO 1802 strain IFO1802 genome assembly, chromosome: 4 genomic region harbors:
- the SNF1 gene encoding AMP-activated serine/threonine-protein kinase catalytic subunit SNF1 (similar to Saccharomyces cerevisiae SNF1 (YDR477W); ancestral locus Anc_5.611), which translates to MSNNNSNNANAASANANAPHHHHHHHHHHHHGHGGSSSALNNPKSSLADGAHIGNYQIVKTLGEGSFGKVKLAYHTTTGQKVALKIINKKVLAKSDMQGRIEREISYLRLLRHPHIIKLYDVIKSKDEIIMVIEYAGNELFDYIVQRDKMSEQEARRFFQQIISAVEYCHRHKIVHRDLKPENLLLDEHLNVKIADFGLSNIMTDGNFLKTSCGSPNYAAPEVISGKLYAGPEVDVWSCGVILYVMLCRRLPFDDESIPVLFKNISNGVYTLPKFLSPGAAGLIKRMLIVNPLNRISIHEIMQDDWFKVDLPEYLLPPDLKPHPEEENGNGESKKDGSGPESDEIDDDLVNILSSTMGYEKDEIYESLESSEVTPSFNEIRDAYMLIKENKSLIKDMKANKNVSDELDTFLSQSPPTFQQQQNKPLQQREIDHEAAKQHAKRMASTTTQQRTYQSPFMDQYKEEDSTVSILPTSLPQIHRANMLAQGSPAASKISPLVTKKSKTRWHFGIRSRSYPLDVMGEIYIALKNLGAEWAKPSEEDLWTIKLRWKYDVGNKTSTNEKIPDLMKMVIQLFQIETNNYLVDFKFDGWESSYGEDTTVSNMSEDEMSTFSAYPFLHLTTKLIMELAVNSQSN; encoded by the coding sequence ATGAGCAATAACAATAGCAATAACGCCAACGCAGCATCTGCGAATGCAAATGCccctcatcatcatcaccatcaccaccaccaccaccatcacGGTCATGGCGGAAGCAGTTCTGCCCTAAACAACCCCAAATCATCCTTAGCGGACGGTGCTCATATCGGTAATTATCAGATCGTGAAAACGCTAGGTGAGGGTTCCTTTGGTAAAGTCAAACTGGCATACCATACCACTACGGGGCAGAAAGTTGCCCTCAAGATCATCAACAAGAAGGTTTTGGCCAAGAGCGATATGCAGGGCAGGATTGAAAGGGAGATTTCTTATTTGAGACTGTTGAGGCACCCGCATATCATCAAACTTTATGACGTCATTAAATCTAAGGATGAAATTATCATGGTCATTGAGTATGCCGGAAACGAGCTGTTTGACTACATTGTTCAAAGGGACAAGATGAGCGAACAAGAGGCAAGAAGATTTTTCCAACAAATCATTAGTGCCGTCGAATACTGCCATAGACACAAAATTGTCCATAGGGATTTGAAGCCTGAAAACCTGTTATTAGATGAACATTTGAATGTCAAGATTGCCGATTTTGGTTTGTCAAACATTATGACTGATGgtaatttcttgaagacCTCTTGCGGTTCTCCTAATTATGCTGCCCCTGAAGTCATCAGCGGTAAGTTATACGCGGGCCCAGAAGTGGACGTTTGGTCCTGTGGTGTCATCCTTTACGTCATGCTTTGTCGTCGTCTACCgtttgatgatgaaagcATCCCAGtgcttttcaaaaatatcagcAATGGTGTTTACACATTGCCCAAATTCCTGTCGCCTGGTGCTGCTGGGCTGATCAAGAGAATGTTGATTGTCAACCCATTGAATAGAATAAGTATCCACGAAATCATGCAAGACGATTGGTTCAAAGTTGATCTGCCAGAGTATTTACTTCCACCAGATCTCAAACCACACccagaagaggaaaatggGAATGGCGAATCGAAAAAAGATGGTAGCGGTCCTGAAAgtgatgaaattgatgacGACCTGGTCAATATCTTATCTTCGACTATGGGCTACGAAAAGGACGAGATTTACGAGTCCTTGGAATCTTCGGAAGTTACTCCATCCTTCAACGAAATCAGGGATGCTTACATGCTGATTAAGGAAAACAAGTCTTTGATCAAAGATATGAAggcaaataaaaatgttaGTGATGAGCTCGATACTTTCTTGTCCCAGTCCCCTCCAACTttccaacaacaacagaaTAAACCACTCCAACAACGAGAAATAGATCATGAAGCTGCCAAGCAACATGCAAAAAGAATGGCTAGTACAACCACTCAACAGAGAACTTACCAATCACCATTTATGGACCAGTATAAAGAGGAAGATTCTACAGTTTCCATTTTACCCACTTCTTTACCACAGATCCATAGAGCTAATATGTTAGCGCAGGGTTCGCCAGCCGCATCCAAGATATCTCCATTAGTAACGAAAAAATCCAAGACAAGATGGCATTTTGGTATACGATCTCGCTCTTACCCATTGGACGTGATGGGTGAAATCTACATCGCTCTGAAAAACTTAGGCGCAGAGTGGGCCAAGCCTTCGGAGGAGGATTTATGGACTATCAAATTAAGATGGAAATATGACGTCGGAAATAAGACCAGCACTAATGAAAAGATTCCGGatttaatgaaaatggtaatCCAATTATTCCAAATCGAAACCAATAACTACCTGGTcgatttcaaatttgacgGCTGGGAAAGTAGTTATGGAGAAGATACCACCGTTTCCAATATGTCGGAAGATGAAATGAGTACCTTCTCAGCCTATCCGTTCTTACATTTAACCACGAAGCTAATTATGGAATTAGCTGTCAATAGTCAGAGTAATTAA
- the SNM1 gene encoding Snm1p (similar to Saccharomyces cerevisiae SNM1 (YDR478W); ancestral locus Anc_5.613), protein MNKDQAEKYRERNLRHKYNILHVLPTLKSKALSGLYYKNFHNSVKRYQITLPEQLMNGKFCSHCGCVYVPNFNSMLQVTTGTEQNGVVELNVERAQAPEKCISVSCLNCKSSTLFDWKSELVEPVVERDVKFAADSAGNRNVSHIVDKAPRAKISSGKDRSKKRKSNSLTNLLSKRNQEKRLEKKRNSSLSLDSFMKS, encoded by the coding sequence ATGAATAAAGATCAAGCAGAAAAATACCGGGAAAGAAACCTGCGGCATAAGTACAATATTCTACATGTACTACCAACGCTAAAGTCCAAAGCCTTATCAGGGCTGTACTATAAAAATTTCCATAATTCCGTGAAACGATACCAAATTACGTTGCCTGAACAACTAATGAACGGGAAATTTTGTTCTCATTGTGGATGCGTTTATGTTCCCAATTTCAACTCAATGCTGCAGGTGACGACTGGTACCGAGCAAAATGGCGTGGTCGAACTTAACGTTGAAAGAGCGCAAGCACCAGAAAAATGTATCTCAGTGAGTTGTTTGAATTGTAAATCGTCTACACTATTTGATTGGAAATCCGAACTCGTTGAACCAGTTGTTGAACGAGATGTTAAGTTTGCAGCCGATAGTGCAGGCAACAGAAATGTTTCCCACATAGTAGATAAAGCGCCAAGGGCTAAAATTAGTAGTGGTAAGGATAGAtccaagaagagaaaatcaaattcattgacAAATCTTTTgtcaaaaagaaaccaagaaaaaaggctggaaaagaaaagaaattcatcattatcgttAGATAgttttatgaaaagttga